A window of the Plasmodium vivax chromosome 12, whole genome shotgun sequence genome harbors these coding sequences:
- a CDS encoding 60S ribosomal protein L23, putative (encoded by transcript PVX_082525A), producing the protein MKRGRAGTLKNKMRITLSLPVGALINCCDNSGGKNLYIIAVQGFGSCLNRLPAASLGDMVLATVKKGKPDLRKKVLNAIITRQSKAWRRHEGYFIYFEDNAGVIVNPKGEMKGSAITGPVARECAELWPKLSSAASAIV; encoded by the exons atgaaaagaggaagagcggGAACGTTGAAAAACAAGATGAGAATCACGCTTTCCCTCCCCGTGGGGGCTCTCATCAACTGCTGCGATAacagtggaggaaaaaacttGTACATTATTGCCGTGCAG GGATTTGGCTCATGCTTGAACAGACTGCCCGCTGCCTCACTCGGTGACATGGTGCTAGCCACCGTGAAGAAGGGAAAACCCGATCTGAGGAAAAAAGTGCTGAACGCAATAATCACGCGTCAGTCCAAGGCCTGGAGAAGACACGAAGGGtacttcatttattttgaagACAACGCCGGTGTTATTGTTAACCCCAAAGGAGAAATGAAGGGATCAGCAATAACGGGACCCGTTGCAAGGGAATGCGCGGAGTTGTGGCCCAAGTTATCTTCCGCCGCGTCGGCGATTGTTTAA
- a CDS encoding glutaminyl-tRNA synthetase, putative (encoded by transcript PVX_082520A) has product MENVEKIYIRNKAELSDNFFYFYNWVKLNFNTCLIISENSSLRSSVLLELLNGKKLVLSEINVCEALFRLACGGISGESSGGVSGEISDVSCHHRIDALYAEELKFFLKGRLASDKPVDEQFLERVEAEMALQKGFCKERLSFLDFLLFSIFKKAKVDQVEGNKYPHLGAWLSKNNFPIKEEDMNSFASTNFIQQIIEDDLKRKKHTCVITRFPPEPNGYLHLGHAKSICLNFGLSEKYGGRTHLRFDDTNPVTEEVRYIESIQEDVKWLGFDWNEHLYFASDYFDQLYEWAIQLIKQGDAYVDDQSIEQIRENRGSLKQPGVNSPFRERSVEENLTLFRKMKEGEFAEGERVLRAKIDMASGNINLRDPILYRIMHKVHPKSGDKWVIYPMYDFAHGQSDSIEKITHSICTLEFETHRPLYEWFQEKLGIYRTRQIEFARLNVTYMVMSKRKLLTLVNEKYVDGWDDPRMPTISGMRRRGYSPEAIKDFCAKVGVAKRENIISYELLELCAREDMNKKAKRLFAILKPLKVVITNFVPDNEELHELSALNHPKNESMGQRMMKFEEEIYIDEEDFLENPPEHFYRLAPNRTVRLRYAFCITCHEVVRDAATNRVVELRCTYDPESKSGVGSGGVSGVGGVSGTSAATPNQGCPESLRKVKSTIHWVAKSNAQSAQFRIYDKLFTKPNPESSNDDQEDVEKLMENYTTQLGKQDGCEEEEETSSPPVEQQSEADGNNLGWRKYINKNSLQIHQGIVEKYATTCNVGEAIQFERIGFFTKDRDSTEDCPVFNLTVALVENSALKKKKEDLVKKELDRLKREKATSERRLKREERKLREQRKLEQAAGGKADAGQVGAADVAAS; this is encoded by the coding sequence ATGGAGAACGTAGAGAAGATATACATCCGGAACAAAGCCGAGCTGTCGGACAACTTCTTCTACTTCTACAACTGGGTGAAGCTGAACTTTAACACGTGCCTGATCATAAGCGAGAACAGCAGCCTGCGGAGCAGCGTGCTGTTGGAGCTGCTGAATGGGAAGAAGCTCGTGTTGAGCGAAATCAACGTGTGCGAGGCGTTGTTCCGGCTGGCATGCGGGGGGATCAGCGGTGAGAGTAGcggcggggttagcggtgagATTAGCGATGTGTCGTGCCACCACCGCATTGATGCCCTTTACGCGGAGGAGCTGAAGTTCTTCCTGAAGGGGCGGCTGGCGAGCGACAAACCCGTGGACGAGCAGTTCCTCGAACGGGTGGAGGCCGAAATGGCGCTGCAGAAGGGGTTCTGCAAGGAGAGGCTGAGCTTCCTGgacttccttcttttctccatttttaagaaagcCAAAGTGGATCAAGTGGAGGGGAACAAGTACCCCCACCTGGGCGCGTGGCTTTCCAAAAACAACTTCCCCATAAAGGAGGAAGACATGAACTCCTTTGCCAGCACCAACTTCATTCAGCAAATTATAGAAGACGatttgaagaggaagaagcacacGTGTGTGATTACGAGATTTCCACCTGAACCGAACGGTTACCTCCACCTTGGTCATGCAAAAAGTATATGCCTGAATTTTGGGCTATCGGAGAAGTATGGAGGGAGGACGCACCTACGGTTTGATGATACCAACCCGGTGACGGAGGAAGTGAGGTACATCGAATCTATCCAGGAGGATGTCAAGTGGTTGGGATTCGATTGGAATGAGCATTTGTACTTCGCTTCGGACTACTTCGACCAGCTATACGAATGGGCCATCCAATTGATTAAGCAGGGGGATGCCTACGTAGATGACCAGTCAATTGAGCAGATTAGGGAAAATCGAGGCAGCTTAAAACAACCGGGGGTGAACTCTCCCTTTAGGGAAAGAAGTGTGGAGGAGAATTTGACcctttttaggaaaatgaaAGAGGGAGAGTTTGCAGAAGGGGAGAGGGTCCTCAGGGCAAAAATAGATATGGCTTCTGGGAATATTAACTTAAGGGACCCGATCCTCTACCGCATTATGCATAAGGTGCATCCGAAGAGTGGAGACAAGTGGGTCATCTACCCCATGTATGATTTTGCCCACGGGCAGTCAGATTCTATTGAGAAAATTACCCACTCTATTTGTACCCTCGAATTTGAAACGCATAGGCCGCTCTACGAATGGTTTCAGGAGAAGCTGGGCATTTACAGGACGAGACAAATTGAGTTTGCTCGACTGAATGTAACCTACATGGTGATGAGCAAAAGGAAGCTCCTCACCTTGGTGAATGAAAAGTACGTGGATGGGTGGGATGACCCACGGATGCCTACCATCTCTGGGATGAGAAGGAGAGGCTACAGCCCAGAAGCCATCAAGGATTTCTGTGCCAAAGTTGGTgtagcaaaaagggaaaatatcaTTTCCTATGAGTTACTAGAACTTTGTGCCAGGGAGGATATGAATAAGAAGGCCAAGAGACTcttcgccattttgaagCCCCTAAAGGTTGTTATTACCAATTTTGTTCCGGACAATGAGGAGCTACACGAGTTGAGTGCTCTGAACCATCCCAAGAATGAATCCATGGGGCAGAGGATGATGAAGTTTGAAGAGGAGATCTACATCGATGAGGAGGACTTCCTGGAGAACCCCCCTGAGCATTTCTATCGACTCGCCCCCAACCGGACCGTTCGACTGAGGTACGCCTTCTGCATCACGTGCCACGAGGTCGTCCGGGATGCGGCCACCAACAGGGTCGTCGAGCTCAGGTGCACGTACGACCCGGAGAGTAAGAGCGGCGTGGGTAGCGGCGGTGTCAGCGGCGTTGGCGGAGTCAGCGGTACGTCCGCCGCTACCCCCAACCAGGGCTGCCCCGAAAGCTTGCGGAAAGTAAAATCCACCATCCACTGGGTAGCCAAGTCGAACGCGCAAAGCGCCCAGTTCAGAATCTACGACAAGCTGTTTACCAAGCCGAACCCAGAGTCGTCCAATGACGACCAGGAGGACGTGGAGAAGCTGATGGAGAATTACACAACCCAGTTGGGAAAGCAAGACGGCTgcgaggaagaagaggaaacctcctccccccccgtggaacAGCAAAGCGAAGCTGATGGGAACAACCTGGGGTGGAGAAAATACATCAATAAAAACTCCCTACAGATTCACCAGGGAATCGTGGAGAAGTATGCCACCACTTGCAACGTGGGAGAAGCTATCCAGTTCGAGCGTATTGGGTTCTTCACCAAGGATAGGGACTCCACGGAGGATTGCCCTGTGTTCAACCTGACCGTGGCGCTGGTGGAGAATAGTgcgctgaagaagaagaaggaggacctagtgaagaaggagctggACCGCCTGAAGCGGGAGAAGGCCACCTCCGAGCGCCGCCTCAAGCGGGAGGAGCGCAAGCTGCGCGAGCAGCGCAAGTTGGAGCAGGCGGCAGGGGGAAAGGCCGACGCAGGCCAAGTCGGCGCTGCGGATGTTGCAGCCAGTTGA